One Mesoplodon densirostris isolate mMesDen1 chromosome X, mMesDen1 primary haplotype, whole genome shotgun sequence genomic region harbors:
- the GPR82 gene encoding probable G-protein coupled receptor 82 yields the protein MSNNSTCIQPSMISSMALPIIYTFLCIIGLFGNSLSQWVFLTKIAKKTSTHIYLAHLVTANLLVCSAMPFMVIYFLKGFQWEYQSVQCRVVNFLGTLSMHVSMFVSLLILSWIAISRYATLMKKDSTQETTSCYEKIFYGQLLKKFRQPNFARKLCVYIWVVALGVIIPIIIYYSVVEATEGEETLCYNRQMELGAMISQTAGLIGTTFIGFSCLVVLTSYYSFVNHLRKIRTCTSITEKDLTYSSVKRHLLVIQILLIVCFLPYSIFKPIFFVLRQGSDCQQLNYLIEIKNILTCLASARSSTDPIIFLFLDKTFKKTLYDLFTKSESPHIQPSG from the coding sequence ATGAGTAACAACTCAACATGTATTCAACCATCCATGATCTCTTCCATGGCTTTACCGATCATTTATACCTTCCTTTGTATCATTGGTCTCTTTGGAAATTCTCTCTCTCAGTGggtatttttaacaaaaatagctAAGAAAACATCAACGCACATCTACCTAGCACATCTTGTGACTGCAAACTTGCTTGTGTGCAGTGCCATGCCTTTCATGGTTATCTATTTCCTGAAAGGTTTTCAATGGGAATATCAATCTGTGCAATGCAGGGTGGTCAACTTTTTGGGAACTCTATCCATGCATGTAAGTATGTTTGTCAGCCTCTTAATTTTAAGTTGGATTGCCATAAGCCGCTATGCTACCTTAATGAAAAAGGATTCCACACAAGAGACCACTTCGTGCTACGAGAAAATATTTTATGGCCAGTTACTGAAAAAATTTCGCCAGCCCAACTTTGCTAGAAAACTATGTGTTTACATATGGGTAGTTGCTCTAGGCGTAATTATTCCAATTATCATATACTACTCAGTTGTGGAggccacagaaggagaagagacccTGTGCTACAATCGGCAGATGGAACTAGGAGCCATGATCTCTCAGACTGCAGGCCTCATTGGAACCACATTTATTGGATTTTCATGTTTAGTCGTACTAACATCATATTACTCTTTTGTCAACCATCTGAGAAAAATAAGGACCTGTACATCCATTACAGAGAAAGATTTGACTTACAGCTCTGTGAAAAGGCACCTTTTGGTTATCCAGATTCTACTAATAGTTTGCTTCCTTCCATATAGCATTTTTAAACCCATTTTTTTTGTTCTACGCCAAGGATCGGACTGTCAGCAACTGAATTATTTAATTGAGATAAAAAACATCCTCACCTGTCTTGCATCAGCCAGAAGTAGCACAGACcccattatatttctttttttagataaAACATTCAAGAAGACACTATATGATCTCTTTACAAAATCTGAGTCACCACATATACAACCCTCTGGTTGA